In the genome of Gemmatimonadales bacterium, one region contains:
- a CDS encoding bifunctional (p)ppGpp synthetase/guanosine-3',5'-bis(diphosphate) 3'-pyrophosphohydrolase, with product MTTASQQPLPSTSLGELSPVFFSLLEKHAERLDIPLIDRALRYAAAAHRGQKRMSGEDFVEHSIAVASILASLLVDTTSICAALLHDVVEDSDVTVDDINREFGEEVGDLVDGLTKISHLTFRSSVEEQSENYRKLLLSVARDARVIIIKLADRLHNMRTLEHLPPERRQRIATETRDLYAPLANRFGMANVKAELEDLAFKFLEPEEYQTLAQQVAAKRKAREEMIERLRVPLEQELRRAGIPHFEVSGRPKHLWSIWQKMRRRNKPFDEIYDLMAMRVIVTTVPECYHVLGLIHHLWTPLQERIKDYIATPKANGYQSLHTTIFGPGQQLFEIQIRTREMHRTAEYGIAAHWLYKTQGVEDHLGDQLGWFRQLLELQQESHSAEEFLEFLKVDLYHDEIFVFTPQGDVKQLPKAATAIDFAFHVHTDVGLHTSGAKVNGRIAPLHRELKNGDTVEILTSPQARPSRDWLNHVRTGRARSKIKQWVRQEEETVSLQLGREILARELKRRRLDAPPADAMNAAAIALNLLDGEALEVSLGRGDLAVGQVMKALFPDLPAEALQEKPATVFGRVMNRIRLGRGIKIQGVDGLMVRYAQCCQPVPGEAVVGYVTQGRGISIHRADCPNLLTLVHSGRRVEIDWQEQTGETYAVRLEVTGEDRRGLYADLMQAISQTGTNIRGADLQSRDGSVHGTIFVEVDNLTHLAKVLRTIRKVKGVSTVDRREAAA from the coding sequence GTGACGACCGCTTCGCAGCAGCCGCTTCCATCGACCTCGCTGGGTGAGTTGAGTCCGGTGTTCTTCTCGCTCCTGGAGAAGCACGCCGAACGGCTCGACATCCCGCTGATCGATCGCGCGCTGCGATATGCCGCGGCGGCGCATCGCGGGCAGAAGCGGATGAGCGGCGAGGACTTCGTCGAGCATTCGATCGCGGTCGCCTCGATCCTCGCGTCGCTCCTCGTCGACACGACGTCGATCTGTGCTGCGCTCCTTCACGATGTGGTCGAGGATTCCGACGTCACCGTCGACGACATCAACCGCGAGTTCGGCGAGGAAGTCGGCGACCTGGTCGACGGCCTGACCAAGATCTCGCACCTCACCTTCCGGTCGTCGGTCGAGGAGCAGTCGGAGAATTACCGCAAGCTCCTCCTGTCGGTGGCGCGCGACGCCCGCGTGATCATCATCAAGCTCGCCGACCGGCTGCACAACATGCGGACGCTGGAGCATCTCCCGCCCGAGCGCCGGCAGCGGATCGCGACCGAGACCCGCGACCTCTACGCGCCGCTCGCCAATCGCTTCGGCATGGCGAACGTCAAGGCGGAGCTCGAAGATCTCGCCTTCAAGTTCCTCGAGCCGGAAGAGTACCAGACGCTCGCGCAGCAGGTCGCCGCCAAGCGGAAGGCGCGCGAGGAGATGATCGAACGGCTGCGTGTGCCGCTGGAGCAGGAGCTTCGCCGTGCCGGCATTCCTCACTTCGAGGTGAGCGGCCGCCCCAAGCATCTCTGGTCGATCTGGCAGAAGATGCGCCGCCGCAACAAGCCGTTCGACGAGATCTACGACCTGATGGCGATGCGCGTCATCGTCACCACCGTTCCCGAGTGCTATCACGTCCTCGGCCTGATCCACCACCTCTGGACGCCGCTGCAGGAACGGATCAAGGATTACATCGCGACGCCGAAGGCGAACGGCTATCAGTCGCTGCACACCACGATCTTCGGGCCGGGGCAGCAGCTCTTCGAGATCCAGATCCGCACCCGCGAGATGCATCGCACCGCGGAGTACGGCATCGCAGCGCACTGGCTCTACAAGACACAGGGCGTGGAAGACCATCTTGGCGACCAGCTCGGCTGGTTCCGACAGCTCCTCGAACTGCAGCAGGAGAGCCACTCCGCCGAGGAGTTCCTCGAATTCCTCAAGGTCGATCTCTACCACGACGAGATCTTCGTCTTCACGCCGCAAGGTGACGTGAAGCAGCTCCCCAAGGCGGCGACGGCGATCGACTTTGCCTTCCACGTCCACACCGACGTGGGATTGCATACCTCGGGTGCCAAGGTGAACGGCCGGATCGCGCCGCTCCATCGCGAACTCAAGAACGGCGACACCGTCGAGATCCTCACTTCGCCGCAGGCTCGGCCGTCGCGCGACTGGCTCAATCATGTCCGCACCGGTCGCGCCCGCAGCAAGATCAAGCAGTGGGTGCGGCAGGAAGAGGAGACCGTCTCGCTGCAGCTTGGCCGCGAGATCCTTGCCCGTGAACTGAAGCGACGCCGCCTCGACGCGCCGCCCGCCGACGCGATGAACGCCGCGGCCATTGCGCTCAACCTCCTCGATGGCGAAGCGCTCGAAGTGTCACTCGGCCGAGGCGATCTCGCGGTGGGGCAGGTGATGAAGGCGCTCTTCCCGGATCTCCCGGCGGAGGCGCTGCAGGAGAAGCCGGCGACGGTCTTCGGGCGGGTGATGAACCGGATCCGCCTCGGCCGCGGGATCAAGATCCAGGGCGTCGACGGGTTGATGGTGCGGTACGCGCAGTGCTGCCAGCCGGTCCCCGGTGAAGCGGTGGTGGGATACGTGACGCAGGGGCGGGGAATCTCAATCCATCGCGCCGACTGTCCCAACCTGCTGACGCTGGTGCACAGCGGCCGGCGAGTCGAGATCGACTGGCAGGAGCAGACCGGTGAGACGTACGCCGTGCGACTCGAGGTCACCGGCGAGGATCGGCGCGGACTCTACGCCGACCTCATGCAGGCGATCTCGCAGACCGGAACCAACATCCGCGGCGCCGACCTCCAGTCGCGCGACGGCAGCGTGCACGGAACGATTTTCGTCGAGGTCGACAACCTCACCCATCTCGCCAAGGTGCTGCGCACCATCCGGAAGGTGAAGGGCGTGAGCACCGTCGATCGGCGCGAAGCGGCGGCCTGA
- the radC gene encoding DNA repair protein RadC: MPRPRPPGPSPSAPDPAAASPGGDDRPRERLWRLGPGALTAPELLAILIGTGDGRRDAAGVAAALLEPAGGGLRRLAARPAGELLRIRGMGRVKAGRLVAAFELAERIAREERPVVPRITEPADVVRLVGGRLRDLQVEEFHLLALDTRSRVLRDVLVTRGLLDSSLVHPREVFRAAISEAAAGIILVHNHPSGDPTPSAEDRAVTRQLVAAGQLLDLPVHDHVIVAGDRYLSFATAGLL, encoded by the coding sequence ATGCCCAGACCACGTCCACCCGGTCCATCGCCCTCCGCTCCCGATCCCGCTGCCGCATCGCCCGGCGGAGATGACCGCCCGCGCGAGCGCCTCTGGCGGCTTGGTCCCGGCGCACTCACCGCCCCAGAACTTCTCGCCATCCTGATCGGTACAGGAGATGGGCGCCGCGACGCGGCAGGCGTTGCGGCGGCACTTCTCGAACCAGCTGGTGGCGGGCTCCGCCGGCTCGCCGCCCGGCCCGCAGGTGAACTGCTCAGGATCCGCGGAATGGGACGCGTCAAGGCGGGGCGGCTCGTTGCGGCGTTCGAACTCGCCGAACGGATTGCCCGGGAGGAGCGGCCGGTGGTCCCACGAATCACCGAACCCGCCGACGTGGTCCGACTCGTGGGCGGCCGACTTCGAGACCTGCAAGTCGAGGAGTTTCATCTACTTGCACTTGACACTCGTAGTAGAGTCTTACGTGATGTCCTGGTGACTCGCGGCCTCCTCGACTCGTCGCTGGTCCACCCCCGCGAGGTGTTCAGGGCCGCCATCTCGGAGGCGGCCGCGGGTATCATTCTGGTGCATAATCATCCGAGCGGAGATCCGACTCCCTCGGCCGAGGATCGAGCCGTCACCCGGCAACTGGTGGCCGCCGGCCAGCTGCTCGACCTCCCGGTCCACGATCATGTGATCGTCGCCGGCGACCGCTATCTCTCGTTTGCCACCGCCGGACTCTTGTGA
- a CDS encoding SRPBCC domain-containing protein → MTSQPVTRRDFAAGLALVFPGAALLRSHHVAVPSLRRVADEMTHDNEAIHQTVPFKATPARVYAALTDAAEFDKVVRLSAAMKPGVPAGAPPTVFEPHPGGAFSAFAGNIVGRQIELAPNTRLIQAWRATDWKPGIYSIVRFELSARAGGSVIEFDHTGFPNGQGAHLIEGWRTNYWEPLAKYLAK, encoded by the coding sequence GTGACCAGCCAGCCAGTGACTCGCCGCGACTTCGCCGCAGGACTCGCCCTCGTTTTCCCGGGGGCGGCGTTGCTCCGCTCGCACCATGTCGCCGTGCCGAGCCTTCGCCGGGTCGCCGATGAAATGACCCACGACAATGAGGCGATTCATCAGACGGTGCCATTCAAGGCGACACCGGCGCGCGTTTACGCAGCGCTCACCGACGCCGCGGAGTTTGACAAGGTGGTGCGTCTGAGCGCGGCGATGAAGCCGGGAGTCCCGGCGGGCGCGCCGCCGACTGTCTTCGAGCCTCACCCGGGCGGAGCGTTCTCGGCGTTCGCGGGCAATATCGTCGGGCGCCAGATCGAGCTGGCTCCCAACACGCGGCTGATCCAGGCGTGGCGCGCGACCGACTGGAAGCCGGGGATCTATTCGATCGTTCGCTTCGAGTTATCGGCCCGCGCCGGCGGCAGCGTGATCGAGTTCGATCACACCGGATTTCCCAACGGACAGGGTGCACATCTCATCGAGGGATGGCGGACCAACTACTGGGAGCCGCTGGCGAAGTATCTCGCCAAGTAG
- a CDS encoding Txe/YoeB family addiction module toxin — protein sequence MPSARRAVIQNECLDDIRYWVETNRKTALRVLDLIDATLRDPFAGIGKPEHLKHFGGNVWSRRVSEADRLIYEVFGDRIEFLQARYHYD from the coding sequence ATGCCTTCAGCCAGGCGCGCCGTCATTCAGAACGAATGTCTCGACGATATTCGATACTGGGTGGAGACCAACCGGAAGACAGCCCTTCGGGTGCTCGACCTCATCGACGCGACCCTTCGCGACCCCTTCGCCGGTATTGGCAAGCCTGAACACCTGAAGCATTTCGGCGGCAACGTCTGGTCGCGGCGGGTCAGCGAAGCCGACCGGCTCATCTACGAGGTGTTCGGCGACCGCATCGAGTTCCTGCAAGCACGTTACCACTACGATTAG
- a CDS encoding type II toxin-antitoxin system Phd/YefM family antitoxin gives MSIKTTYSNARENLASLWDEVENSREAAVIERRGHEDMALIPADELASLHETAYLLRSPANAARLLAALTRARSGRSKPTDLASLRRELNLPR, from the coding sequence ATGAGCATCAAGACAACCTACAGTAACGCCCGTGAGAACCTCGCTTCGCTCTGGGACGAGGTCGAGAATTCCCGAGAAGCTGCTGTCATCGAGCGACGCGGTCACGAGGACATGGCGCTCATCCCGGCCGATGAGCTCGCCTCCCTGCATGAGACGGCATACCTGCTGCGTTCGCCAGCCAACGCAGCTCGGCTCCTTGCTGCGCTCACCCGGGCCAGGAGTGGACGGAGCAAGCCCACCGACCTCGCATCGTTGCGTCGTGAACTGAATCTCCCCCGCTGA
- a CDS encoding FAD-dependent oxidoreductase, producing MAKEVLILGAGFGGLELAASLSERFGDEVSVTLIDKSDTFVFGFSKLDIMFGHATPESVRIPYRRILKPGLRFLQQTVTAIDPVARRVTTDAGTFEPDILVVALGADYDFAATPGLAEAGHEFYTVAGATALRDVIAGFSSGRAVVGVCGAPYKCPPAPSEAALLLHDNLVTKGVRDRCEITLVIPFAVPIPPSPETSRALLDAFAERGIHCVADRRVASLDGARKVAVLNDGSELPFDLFLGVPVHRAPAVVEASGMTENGWIKVDRETLATKWPGVYAIGDVSFTGAPKAGVFAEGAGRAVATSIIANLAGSGTHSPYLGAGHCYIEFGAGRVGTVEIDFFSGPKPAGKFIEPSKERRADKKKFGSSREARWFGE from the coding sequence ATGGCGAAGGAAGTTCTCATCCTCGGCGCCGGCTTTGGCGGCCTCGAACTGGCAGCGTCGCTCTCGGAGCGCTTCGGCGACGAAGTCAGCGTGACCCTGATCGACAAGAGCGACACCTTCGTCTTCGGATTCTCCAAGCTCGACATCATGTTCGGGCACGCCACGCCCGAAAGCGTCCGGATCCCGTACCGCCGGATCCTCAAGCCCGGGCTTCGCTTCCTGCAGCAGACCGTCACCGCGATCGATCCGGTCGCGCGCCGCGTCACCACTGACGCTGGTACCTTCGAGCCCGACATCCTCGTCGTCGCCCTCGGCGCCGACTACGACTTCGCCGCGACACCGGGGCTCGCGGAGGCCGGCCATGAGTTCTACACCGTCGCGGGGGCCACGGCGTTGCGCGACGTCATTGCCGGTTTCTCCAGTGGACGCGCAGTCGTCGGCGTCTGCGGCGCACCGTACAAGTGTCCGCCGGCGCCGAGCGAGGCGGCACTCCTGCTGCACGACAACCTCGTGACGAAGGGAGTGCGCGATCGCTGCGAGATCACCCTGGTGATTCCGTTCGCTGTGCCGATCCCCCCATCACCGGAAACGTCGCGCGCGCTCCTCGATGCCTTCGCCGAGCGCGGGATCCATTGCGTTGCCGACCGGCGCGTGGCGTCGCTCGATGGAGCGCGCAAGGTCGCCGTCCTCAACGACGGCAGTGAATTGCCATTCGATCTCTTCCTCGGCGTGCCGGTCCATCGGGCGCCAGCAGTGGTCGAGGCGAGCGGAATGACCGAGAACGGGTGGATCAAGGTCGATCGCGAGACGCTGGCGACGAAGTGGCCCGGCGTCTACGCCATCGGCGACGTCTCCTTCACCGGCGCGCCGAAGGCTGGTGTCTTTGCCGAAGGGGCGGGGCGCGCGGTGGCAACGTCGATCATCGCCAACCTCGCCGGCAGCGGCACGCACTCGCCGTACCTCGGCGCCGGGCATTGCTACATCGAGTTTGGCGCGGGGAGAGTTGGTACGGTCGAGATCGACTTCTTCTCTGGACCGAAACCGGCCGGCAAGTTCATCGAGCCGTCGAAGGAGCGGCGGGCGGACAAGAAGAAGTTCGGTTCGTCGAGAGAAGCGCGGTGGTTCGGGGAGTAG
- a CDS encoding alkaline phosphatase family protein, whose amino-acid sequence MQIDRPFAAVVAFAVAVAGCTSRPVSPDALATATPIKHLVVIFDENVSFDHYFATYPVAQNPAGEPVFTAAAGTPTVNGLKGDLLFHNANMTAARNGDLKSNPFRLDRSQAATASQSHLYTAEQMAYHGGIADLFPYFTGQGMIGGTGSFSTPSVVMGYYDGNTVTALWNYAQHFAMSDNAYSNQYGPSTPGAINLISGQTNGVQVVKQTDSSWYVRDGQGGTTLINDVQPAHDTCSFPYDAATFTGKNIGDLLNARAVPWGWFEGGFDLSVKNGDRSTGCARMSRSKVTGLGSSDYLPHHEPFQFYPSTANPKHRRPASIAAIGVSGDSANHQYDLHDFIDAVQGGNFPAVSFLKAAAFQDGHAGYSDPLDEQRFVVELLNFLQQRPEWKGTAVVILYDDSDGWYDHQFAPVANASFSRADHLDALGACGTKGTTPQLGGVSGKGPVDGRCGPGTRQPFLVISPYARTNFVDHTLITQASVLRFIEDNWLNGVRIGGGSFDATAGDIRGMFDFTGATRASMLLLDDSLGTPTTQPSGALPH is encoded by the coding sequence ATGCAAATCGACCGCCCGTTCGCCGCCGTTGTCGCATTCGCCGTGGCCGTCGCCGGCTGCACGTCGCGCCCAGTTTCCCCGGACGCCCTTGCCACCGCCACACCGATCAAGCACCTGGTGGTGATCTTCGACGAGAATGTCTCGTTCGATCACTACTTCGCCACCTATCCCGTGGCGCAGAACCCGGCAGGGGAACCGGTGTTCACGGCCGCGGCCGGGACGCCGACGGTCAATGGTCTCAAGGGCGACCTTCTCTTCCACAACGCCAACATGACTGCGGCTCGCAACGGCGACCTGAAAAGCAATCCGTTCCGGCTCGATCGCTCGCAGGCGGCGACTGCGTCGCAGTCGCACCTCTATACCGCGGAACAGATGGCGTATCACGGAGGGATCGCCGATCTCTTCCCCTATTTCACCGGCCAGGGAATGATCGGCGGCACTGGCAGCTTCTCCACGCCATCGGTGGTGATGGGGTACTACGACGGCAACACCGTGACGGCGCTGTGGAATTACGCGCAGCATTTCGCGATGAGCGACAACGCCTACAGCAATCAGTATGGACCGTCGACGCCCGGGGCGATCAACCTGATCTCCGGGCAGACCAACGGCGTGCAGGTGGTCAAGCAGACCGACTCGAGCTGGTACGTCCGTGACGGCCAGGGCGGTACGACGCTGATCAACGACGTGCAGCCGGCGCACGACACCTGCTCATTTCCGTACGACGCCGCGACCTTCACCGGGAAGAATATCGGCGACCTGCTCAACGCCCGCGCGGTGCCATGGGGATGGTTCGAGGGAGGGTTCGATCTCTCGGTGAAGAACGGCGACAGGAGTACCGGTTGCGCCCGGATGAGCCGATCGAAAGTGACCGGCCTCGGCTCGTCGGATTATCTCCCTCATCACGAGCCGTTCCAGTTCTACCCGTCGACCGCGAATCCGAAGCATCGGCGCCCCGCATCGATCGCCGCGATCGGCGTCTCGGGCGACAGTGCCAATCATCAGTACGATCTCCATGATTTCATCGACGCCGTGCAGGGCGGCAACTTCCCCGCGGTGTCGTTTCTCAAGGCGGCCGCGTTCCAGGACGGCCACGCCGGATATTCCGATCCGCTCGACGAGCAACGCTTCGTCGTCGAACTGCTGAACTTCCTGCAGCAGCGTCCCGAGTGGAAGGGCACCGCCGTGGTCATCCTCTACGATGATTCGGACGGATGGTACGATCATCAATTCGCGCCGGTTGCCAACGCCTCCTTCTCCCGCGCCGACCATCTCGACGCACTCGGCGCCTGCGGAACGAAAGGGACGACGCCGCAGCTCGGCGGCGTCAGCGGGAAGGGACCGGTCGACGGGCGCTGCGGCCCCGGGACACGACAACCGTTCCTGGTGATTTCGCCATACGCGCGCACCAACTTCGTCGATCACACCCTGATCACGCAGGCGTCGGTGCTGCGGTTCATCGAGGACAACTGGCTGAATGGCGTCCGGATCGGTGGCGGGTCGTTCGACGCGACGGCCGGGGACATCCGCGGGATGTTCGATTTCACCGGCGCCACGCGCGCCTCCATGCTCCTCCTCGACGACTCCCTCGGCACCCCGACGACGCAGCCGTCCGGGGCGTTGCCGCACTAG